A stretch of Desulfovibrio sp. TomC DNA encodes these proteins:
- a CDS encoding IMP cyclohydrolase yields MDFLPIKRALVSVTDKSGLPELARFLSAAGVELVSTGGTRKMLMEAGLPVTSVSDVTGFPEILNGRVKTLHPHVHGGILADKDNPEHLATLAGHGIAAFDMVVVNLYAFGKALEKKLPLPEMVEQIDIGGPTLLRAAAKNFASILVAPDPAFYAEIMDALAQNGMKAPLSLRQKTAAATFRQTSAYDDAIAAYLADA; encoded by the coding sequence ATGGATTTTCTGCCCATCAAACGGGCGCTTGTAAGCGTCACGGACAAGTCCGGTCTGCCCGAACTGGCCCGGTTCCTCAGTGCGGCCGGGGTCGAGCTCGTTTCCACCGGCGGCACCCGGAAAATGCTTATGGAAGCGGGGCTGCCGGTCACCTCCGTCAGCGACGTGACCGGGTTTCCCGAGATCTTAAACGGCCGGGTCAAAACCCTGCATCCCCATGTCCACGGCGGCATCCTGGCCGACAAGGACAATCCCGAACATCTGGCCACCCTGGCGGGGCACGGCATTGCCGCCTTCGATATGGTGGTGGTCAATCTCTATGCCTTCGGCAAGGCCCTGGAGAAAAAACTGCCCCTGCCCGAGATGGTCGAGCAGATCGACATCGGCGGACCGACCCTGCTTCGCGCCGCAGCGAAAAATTTCGCCTCCATCCTGGTGGCGCCGGACCCGGCCTTCTACGCCGAGATCATGGACGCCCTGGCCCAAAACGGCATGAAAGCGCCGCTCTCCCTGCGCCAGAAAACCGCCGCCGCCACCTTCCGCCAGACCAGCGCCTACGACGACGCCATCGCCGCCTACCTGGCCGACGCCTAA
- a CDS encoding methyl-accepting chemotaxis protein, whose amino-acid sequence MRLSLRAKFFGPILGIVILGMAALVYFNDRTVKTAFKNVESESMALLSQVMSKDISDSVSANLRLLGSFAQTPLVAAAAQNQDTAAASALFGAMAKGMTGADYANIFDAAGLVTASSNPAAVGKIKVDDRDYFKLVMQEGKSDVVSKAIISRTTNKAAIVLAQPVRDGSGKLVGMVNTGMDLESLTADLASTKIGQTGYAVILDAQGMVLAHPDKAQLMKTDLAATEIGKRILATTGTAVLEYHDASGAHLAAVTRDARTGWRVVVEAPLAEFSAFADAATRQNAGIALALTVAILAAIVVLLGVAVLGKLRVCVEFAAAVAKGDLNRRLDITSGDELQTLGEALSAMTASITTNLAEAHAKGEEAMAQADRAAKALADAQAAQEEAEAAKSQGMVLAADQLQGVMEALTDVAELLSREISTVTASVEEQERRTTETATAMEEMNATVLEVARNASEASTKADAARGQAVEGRAVVARSMAAISRVDTVSREVKAGMDELGAKAQAIGTIMNVISDIADQTNLLALNAAIEAARAGEAGRGFAVVADEVRKLAEKTMTATKEVGASIGAIQTGARDSMAKVDEATQAVATATELARASETALGEIVALVDDTSSQVQGIATAAEEQSATTEEINRAEEQVSRLSSEIAHGMRESAGVVESMARQVDALEELVATFRSRGAGKSQ is encoded by the coding sequence ATGCGCCTGTCGCTTCGTGCAAAGTTCTTCGGCCCGATTCTCGGTATCGTCATCCTCGGTATGGCGGCCCTGGTGTATTTCAACGACCGGACAGTCAAAACGGCCTTTAAGAACGTCGAGAGCGAGTCCATGGCCCTGTTGAGTCAGGTCATGTCCAAGGACATCAGCGATTCGGTCAGCGCCAATCTCAGGCTGCTCGGCAGTTTCGCCCAGACGCCGCTGGTCGCGGCTGCTGCCCAGAACCAGGACACGGCCGCAGCCAGCGCCTTGTTCGGGGCCATGGCCAAGGGCATGACCGGCGCGGATTACGCCAACATTTTCGACGCCGCCGGATTGGTCACGGCCTCGTCCAATCCGGCCGCCGTCGGCAAGATCAAAGTGGACGACCGGGATTACTTCAAACTGGTCATGCAGGAAGGGAAGAGCGATGTGGTCTCCAAGGCCATTATCAGCCGGACCACCAACAAGGCCGCCATCGTTTTGGCCCAACCCGTGCGGGACGGTTCCGGCAAGCTCGTGGGTATGGTCAATACCGGCATGGACTTGGAGTCCCTGACCGCGGACCTGGCGTCCACCAAGATCGGCCAGACCGGGTATGCCGTCATTCTGGACGCCCAGGGCATGGTTCTGGCCCATCCCGACAAAGCGCAGCTCATGAAGACCGACCTTGCGGCCACGGAGATCGGCAAGCGCATCCTGGCCACCACCGGCACCGCCGTCCTGGAATACCACGACGCCTCCGGCGCGCATTTGGCCGCCGTCACCCGCGACGCCAGAACGGGCTGGCGGGTGGTGGTCGAAGCGCCGCTGGCCGAATTCAGCGCCTTTGCCGACGCAGCCACCCGGCAAAATGCCGGCATTGCCCTGGCCCTGACCGTGGCCATCCTGGCGGCCATCGTCGTGTTGCTGGGCGTTGCCGTCCTTGGCAAGTTGCGGGTCTGCGTGGAGTTTGCCGCCGCCGTGGCCAAGGGCGACCTGAACCGCCGCCTGGACATCACTTCCGGCGACGAGTTGCAGACCCTGGGCGAGGCCCTCTCGGCCATGACCGCCAGCATCACGACCAATCTTGCCGAAGCCCATGCCAAGGGCGAGGAAGCCATGGCCCAGGCCGACCGGGCCGCCAAGGCCCTGGCCGATGCCCAGGCCGCCCAGGAGGAAGCCGAAGCCGCCAAGAGCCAGGGCATGGTCCTGGCTGCCGACCAGTTGCAGGGCGTCATGGAGGCGCTGACCGACGTGGCCGAACTGTTGTCGCGGGAAATCAGCACGGTCACGGCTTCGGTGGAAGAGCAGGAGCGTCGCACCACGGAAACCGCCACCGCCATGGAAGAGATGAACGCCACGGTCCTTGAGGTGGCCCGCAATGCCTCCGAGGCCTCGACCAAGGCCGACGCCGCCCGGGGGCAGGCTGTGGAAGGCCGCGCTGTGGTCGCCCGGTCCATGGCCGCCATCAGCCGGGTGGACACGGTGTCCCGCGAGGTTAAAGCCGGCATGGACGAGCTCGGGGCCAAGGCGCAAGCCATCGGGACCATCATGAACGTCATTTCCGACATTGCCGACCAGACCAACCTGCTGGCCTTAAACGCCGCCATCGAGGCGGCCCGGGCCGGCGAGGCCGGGCGCGGCTTTGCGGTCGTGGCCGACGAAGTGCGAAAGCTCGCCGAAAAGACCATGACCGCCACCAAGGAAGTCGGGGCCTCTATCGGGGCCATCCAGACCGGGGCCAGGGACAGTATGGCCAAGGTGGACGAGGCGACGCAGGCCGTGGCCACGGCCACGGAGCTGGCCCGGGCCTCCGAAACGGCGCTGGGCGAGATCGTGGCCCTGGTGGACGACACCTCCTCCCAGGTCCAGGGCATTGCCACGGCGGCCGAAGAGCAATCGGCCACCACTGAGGAGATCAACCGGGCCGAGGAGCAGGTCAGCCGGCTGTCTTCGGAAATCGCCCATGGGATGCGGGAATCCGCCGGGGTGGTCGAGTCCATGGCCCGGCAGGTGGATGCCCTGGAAGAGCTGGTGGCCACGTTCCGCAGTCGCGGCGCAGGCAAGTCGCAGTAG